Below is a window of Vicinamibacterales bacterium DNA.
ATGGGTGCTCAGCGATCCGTTCATGGGCTGCGCCTGGAGCGCCGAGTCCGGCGACACCTGGATCGCCTGGCAGTCGCCGCGGATGCACCAGATCATGCGCGGAGACGGCGATCTGGTGTTCAACGTGCCGGCGAAGAGCGGCGGCGGAACGCGGCAGGCTGTGGTGACGCTGGGCGGCCGCTTCCGGCTGACGGTCGTTCAGTAACTGTAGGTTTCCTGCTTCCAGATCGAGAAGCCGCGCGCGAGGTAGTTGGGCAGCGCGACGGAGTGGTCGAGCGATGACGTGTGCAGCCACACGCGCGTGGCGCCGAGGTCCCAGGCACGTTCGACCGCGCGGGTGAGCAGGAACTTGCCCAGACCGCGCCCCACCGCGTGCGGCAGGAGGCCGAAGTACGCCACTTCGACGGCATCGTCCTCATGCCGCCGCAGCTCGAAGTAGCCGGCGGGCTCCTGGCGTTCGCGCAGCACCCACAGCTCCAGCCGCGGGTCCGCGAGATGCGCGGCGATCTCGTCGTCCGTCCAGCCGAGACGATCGATCCAGTGATACTCGCGGCCGACGTCGGCGTAGAGGCGGCGGTAGAGGTCCGGCGGACACGCGGCCTGGCGTTCGACCGCCACGTCCCCGGCAGGCGGCTCCGCGGCGTTCAGTTGGGACCGATCGCGCATCTCGAGGTACGTCCTGACCGCCCGTCGCGTCACGTGCACCGTCCCCTGCAGTTTCCCCACCAGCCCTGGCGTTCCGCGTTTGCCGCGGATCCCGTCAACTCCCGGCTCCACAAAACGGTGACTGTCACCTTTTCCTGCGTGCCCCGGGCCGAACGAGGACCGTCTCATTCACGCCGGGCGTCGCGTTGTCACCGCCGCTCCCGCGCCCGCCTGATTCCGTCAACGCTGGTACCCGGAAAAACGGGGACTGTCCCCTTTTCTCAGTGGCCGCGGTCCAGGGTATCGCGCCAGCGGCAGGCGGACGTGAACACCTCTTCGACGGCGGTGCCGGTATCGAGCGTATCGCGCATCTCCGTCAGCGTGCCGATCAGCACGTCGAGCGCGGCGCGCAGCACGTCCGGGTTGGTCATCGTGATGTCCCTCCACAGCGCCGGCGAGCTGCCGGCGAGCCGCGTGGTGTCGTGGAGCCCGCGGCCGGCGATCTCGAGGCCCGCGTCCCCCGCCAGCTTGCCGACGACGTGCATCAGGGCGCTCGCGGTCAGCTGCGGCAGGTGGCTGACGGCGCCGACGAAGCGGTCGTGCAGCTCGGGGGTCATGATGTGGGGGACGCCGCCGAGGCCGCCGACGAAGGCCTCGAGCCGCTGCAGCTCCGCCGTGTGGTTCGGGCCGGGCGTGAGAATCCACGGACGGCCTTCGAACAGATCAGCGCGGGCGTGGGCGGCGCCGCTGCGGACGTCGCCGGCCATGGGATGGCCGCCGATGAAGGTCAACGACGGGAACGCATCCGCCGCCGCGGCGATCAGCCGCTTGGTGCTGCAGACGTCCGTGACCACGGCGCCCGGGGACAGATGCGGCGGCAGCGCGGTCAGCGCCTCGATGCTCGCCAGCACCGGCGCGGCCAGGACGACGAGATCGGCGCCGGTGATCCGCGACAGCGAATCCCCTTTGTCGAGCGCGACGATCGCGATCCGCGGCCATCGCTTCGCCGCCGCGCGGGCCACGGACGCGCCAACCAGCCCGAACCCGACGACGGCGACGCGCCCGAACGGACCGTCAATCACTCAGCACCGCGCACTGCGCACTCACACCCCCCATCCGCGCCGCGCCACCGGCTCGAGGCAGATGCTGCGGCCGATCGCCGGCGCGATGATGCGCAGCTCCGCCATCAGGCGATCGAACTGGGCCGGGAACATCGACTGCGCGCCGTCGCTCAGCGCGTGATCGGGGTCGCAGTGGACCTCGATGATCAGCCCGTCGGCGCCGGCCGCGACCGCCGCCCGCGCCATCGGCGCCACCTTGTCGCGCTTGCCAGTCCCGTGGCTCGGGTCCACGATGATCGGCAGGTGGCTCAGCTTCTGCACCACCGGGATCGCCGAGATGTCCAGCGTGTTGCGGGTGTAGCTCTCGAACGTGCGGATGCCGCGCTCGCAGAGCATCACGTTCATGTTGCCGCCGGCGAGGATGTATTCCGCCGAGAGCAGCCACTCCTCGATCGTCGCCGAGATGCCGCGCTTCAGCATCACCGGCTTCTTCGAATGCCCCAGCTCGCGCAGCAGCGTGAAATTCTGCATGTTGCGCGCGCCGACCTGGAGGATGTCGGCATACCGCTCGATCAGTTCGAGCTGGCTGATGTCCATGACCTCGGTGATCAGCTTGAGGTTGTGACGATCGGCGGCCGACTTGAGCAGCCGCAGCCCTTCCTCCCCGAGCCCCTGGAAGCTGTAGGGACTGCTCCGCGGCTTGAACGCGCCCCCGCGAAGCACCTTCGCCCCCGCCCGCTTCACCGCCGCGGCGCTCGCCTCGACCTGCTCTTCGCTCTCGGCGGAGCACGGCCCCGCCATGACGACCACTTCGTCCCCGCCGATCCGCAGATCGTCGATGACGATCACGGTGTTGTCGGGCTTGAAGGCGCGGCTCGCGAGCTTGTACGGCTCGGTGATGCGATGCACCTCCTGCACGCCTTCCAGCACCTCGAGCAGCGCGGTGTCGAACTGACGCGACCCGCCCACCGCGCCGAGCACGGTGCGCAGCGCTCCCGTCGAGCGGTGCACGTCGAACCCCATCTCTATCAGCTTGGCGATCACACCCTGCACCTGGGCATCGGTCGCCCGCTCCCGCATGACTACCACCATATGCCTAGCCTTTTTCCTTGGATTGTATTTCGTCCGCGATCCGTTCCAGGTGCCGCGCCTCGTCGATGATCCGTTCGAACAGCCGCTTGATCGCTTCCTGATCCAGCGGCCCGTGATTGACCGCCTGGACGTTGCGCAGCACCTCGCTCTCCCGCTCCGGCTGGTAGATCGGCACCCCCATCTCGCGTTTCACCCGTCCGATCTCCAGCGCGCACGCCGCCCGTGCGTTCAGCAGCCGGACGAGCGACTCGTCCAGCAGGTCGATCCGCTTGCGCAGATCGTCAATCTCCGGCTTCATGCCTGCCCTTTCAGCCAGCGCACGTACTCTCCGGCCTTTGCCGCCACCGACGCGGACGCGCCGTGCCGCGCGATGACGTCGACCAGCGCGCTCCCGACGACCGCGGCATCCGCCCACTGCCCGACCTGCGCGACCTGCTCCGGGGTCGAGATGCCGAAGCCGAGCGCCAGCGGCAGCGGCGAGTGCGCGCGGATGCGGCGCACCAGCGGCTCGGCGTCCGCCGCGAGCCGATCGCGCACGCCCGTCACGCCCAGCCGCGAAATGACATAGAGGAAGCCGGCCCCCATCGCCGCCGACGCCTTGATCCGCGCCTCGGCGGTCGTCGGGCTCAGCAGGAAGATCGGATCGATCCCGGCGCCGACCAGGCGATCGCGGAACGGGCCCGCCTCTTCGACCGGCAGATCCAGCATCAGCACGCCGTCGACCCCCGCGGTCCCGGCGGCGTCGACGAACGCCTCCTCGCCCATCCGCAGGACCGGATTCGCGTAGGTGAAGAGGACGATCGGCGCCTCGATGCGCCGCCGATGCTGGCCAATCATCAGCAGCGTGCGCTTCAGCGTGGTGCCGCTCGCCAGCGCGCGCTCCGACGCCCGCTGGATCACCGGGCCGTCGGCCAGCGGATCCGAGAACGGGACGCCGACTTCGAGCACGTTCGCGCCGTTGTCGGCGATCGCGACGAGAATCTCGGCGGTTCGCGCCAGGTCCGGATCTCCGGCGGTGACATAGGCCACCAGACCAGGGCCGCCGTTGTCGCGGAGGCGCTCGAACGCTGCCGCAATGGTGGACATCAGCGCCCGCCCTCCAGCACCTTCTGCACGCTGAGCACGTCCTTGTCGCCGCGGCCGGAGAGGTTCACCAGCAGCACGGCGTCGCGCGGCAGTTCGGGCGCGAGCCGGCAGGCGTGCGCGATCGCGTGCGACGATTCCAGCGCCGGCAGGATCCCCTCTTCCCGTCCGAGCCGCTGGAACGCCGCGAGCGCATCGGCATCGTCCACCCAGGTGTATTCGGCGCGCCCCTGGTCGCGCAGCCACGCGTGCTCCGGGCCGACGGACGCATAGTCCAGCCCCGCCGAAATCGAATGCGTCAGCTCGACGTTGCCGTCGGCGTCCTGGAGCACGAAGCTGCGCGTGCCCTGCAGCACCCCGGCGGCGCCGCCGGCGAACCGTGCGGCATGCTGGCCGGGCGCGATCCCGCGGCCGCCGGCCTCGACGCCGACGAGCCGGACGCCCGGGTCGGGAATGAACGCGTCGAAGATGCCCATCGCGTTGCTGCCGCCGCCCACGCAGGCGACGATCGCGTCGGGAAGCCGGCCGAGCTGATCGAGGCACTGCGCGCGCGCCTCGCGCCCGATGATCGATTGGAACTCGCGCACCATCAGCGGATAGGGATGGGGACCGAGCACCGAGCCCAGCAGGTAATAGGTGCCGGTCACGTTGGTGACCCAGTCGCGCATCGCCTCGTTGATCGCGTCCTTCAGCGTCCGCGATCCCGCGTTCACCTCGATCACCTCGGCCCCCAGCAGCCGCATCCGGAACACGTTGAGCGACTGCCGCGCCATGTCCTCCGATCCCATGTAGACGTGGCACTCGAGGCCCAGCAGGGCGCAGACCGTCGCCGTCGCGACGCCGTGCTGCCCCGCACCGGTTTCGGCGACGATGCGGCGCTTGCCCATGCGCTGCGCGAGCAGCGCCTGTCCGAGGGCGTTGTTGATCTTGTGCGCGCCGGTGTGCGCCAGATCCTCGCGCTTGAGGACGATGCGCGCGCCGCCGGCGGACTCGGTGAGCCGCCGGGCTTCGTAGAGCGGGGTCGGGCGGCCGACGTAGTCGCGCAGCAGCCGTCCCAGCTCGTCGCGGAACGCGCCGTCCTCGCGCACCTTGAAATACGCCTCGGTCAGCTCTTCGATCGGCGCGACCAGCGTCTCCGGCACGAACCGTCCCCCGTACGGCCCGTAATAGCCGCGCGCATCGGGATCGCGGCGGCCGAAGATCGGGCCGCCGTGCTGTCCGAGAAGCCCCTGCGTCACCGTTTCAGCTCCGGCCGCTGGCTCATCGTGGCGAAGAGCATCAGCATCTTCTGAATATCCTTCCTGCCCGGCGCCTCCTCGACGCCGGACGAGACGTCGATCGCCCACGGCCGCACCATCGCGAGCGCGTCGTTCACGTTCTCCGGCGTCAGTCCGCCGGACAGGATCGTGAGCCGGCGGCGCGCGATTTCCCGCGCGATGCTCCAGTCGATCGCGGCGCCGGTTCCGCCGCGCTTGATCGGATCGTGCGCGTCCAGCAGCACGGTCACCGACTCGGGCAGCGCCAGCGCGGCATCGATGGCGGACGCATCCTTCACCGGGACCGCCTTGATCACGCGCACGCCGGCGCGGACGCAGTCGTCGGGGGATTCGTCGCCGTGAAACTGCACCGCCGAGAGCTGCAGCTCCGCGGCGAGCCGCTTCGCCTCGGCCACCTGATTCACGAACACGCCGATGACGCTGACCAGCGCCGGGACGACGGCGAGAATCTCCCGCGCCCGCGCCGCATCGACGGCACGCGGACTCGACGGCCAGAACACCAGGCCGAGGGCCGACGCGCCGCAGGACACGGCCGCGAGCGCATCCTGCGGAGTGGTGATGCCGCAGATCTTGACCGGCGGGATCACGGCTTCCCCCGAAGGGCGCGCAGCGCCGCGCCCGGATCCGGTTCCGCGATCAGGCGCTCGCCGACAAGGAACGCGTGGTATCCGGCGCGTGTCAGGCGTGTGATATCCGCCGCATCGCGCAACCCGCTCTCTGCCACCGCCGTCACGTGCGCGGGCAGGCGGAAGGCGAGCGCCTCGTGCAGTTCCGGCTGGACCGCCAGCGTGCGCAGGTTGCGGCTGTTCACGCCGATCACCTCCGCGCCCGCCTCGCTCGCCATCTCGAGCTCGGCCCGATCGTGGATCTCGACGAGCGCCGCCAGCCCCCATTCAGCCGCGTCGGCGAGCCGCTCGCGCAGCGCCGCCGGCGAAAGCGCCCCGGCGATCAGCAGGATCGCGTCCGCGCCGTACGCCGCCGCCTCGGTCACTTGATACCGCTCGACGATGAAGTCCTTGCGCAGCAACGGAGCGCTCACCACCTGCCGGATCGCGGCGAGGTGGTCGAGCGAACCGTCGAAGAACGTCGGCTCGGTCAGCACCGAGATTGCCGCGGCGCCGCCGCCGACGTAGGCGACGGCATGCTCCTCCGGACGGTAGTCCGCGCGCAGGATCCCGCGCGACGGTGAGCGCCGCTTGCACTCGGCGATCACACGGGGCGCGTGGCTGTCGCGCAGCGCTCGCACGAACCTGGCCCCGTTGGGACGGCGTCGCGACGCGTATGCGGCGAGCGTCGCCTCGGGCGTCGCCGCCCGCCGCACCTCGGTCATCCGCCGTGCGGCGGCGACGATGGTGGCGAGCAGATCCGGCGCGGCGGTCGCGGTCTGCGTCACGCCCCGCCTCCCTGCGGCTCGTTCGACACCGCGATCAGCCGTTCGAGCGCCGCGGCGGCGCGGCCGCTGTCGATCGCCTCCGCCGCGACCGCCAGTCCCTCGGGAATGGTCGCCGCCCTGCCGGCAATGAGCAGCGAGGCGGCGGCGTTCAGCAACACGATGTCGCGCGGCGCACCGCGCCGGCCGGACAGCACCGCACGCGCGATCGCGGCGTTGTCCCGCGCATCGCCGCCGCGCAGCTCCGCCGCCGGCGACTTCGAGAGGCCCACGTCCGCCGGATGCAGATAGAACGTGTTGACCGCGCCGTCGCGGCATTCCGACACCTTCGTGTACCCCGTCGTCGAGATCTCGTCCAGCCCGTCGGCGCCGTGCACGACCCACGCCCGTTCGGCGCCGAGCAGCGCCAGCGAGCGCGCCACCAGCTCGGTCAGCTCCGGCCGCGGCACCCCGACCAGCTGCCGCGACGCGCCGGCAGGATTGGTCAGCGGGCCAAGGAGGTTGAACGCCGTCCGCACGCCCAGTTCCTTGCGGGTCGGCGCCGCGTGCCGCATCGACGGATGGAACACCTGCGCGAAGAAGAAGGCAATGCCCGCCTCCTCCAGGCAGCGCTCGACGACGGGTGCGGGGGCGGCGACGTTGACGCCGAGCTCTTCGAACAGGTCGGCGCTGCCGCAGCGGCTCGAGGCGCTGCGGTTGCCGTGCTTGGCGATGCGCACGCCGCAGGCCGCGAGCACCAGCGCCGCGACGGTCGAAACGTTGAACGTGTGCGCGCCGTCGCCGCCGGTGCCGCAGGTGTCGAACACCGGCGCGTAGGTGCGGCTCAGTTTCGTGGCGCGCGCCCTCATCGTCCGCGCCAGGCCCACGATTTCGTCCGGCCGCTCCCCTTTCATCGCCAGGCCGACCAGGAACCCGGCGATCTGCGACGGCTGCGCCCGCCCGTCCATGATCGTTTCCATGGCGGCGGCCGCCTCGTCCGCCGACAGGTCGACGCGGCGCTGCAGCTTGTCGATGAGCGCGGGGAACGTCATCCCCGCGTCTCCAGGAAGTTGCGGAGGATCTTCCGTCCTTCGCCGGTGAGCACC
It encodes the following:
- a CDS encoding GNAT family N-acetyltransferase, with product MGKLQGTVHVTRRAVRTYLEMRDRSQLNAAEPPAGDVAVERQAACPPDLYRRLYADVGREYHWIDRLGWTDDEIAAHLADPRLELWVLRERQEPAGYFELRRHEDDAVEVAYFGLLPHAVGRGLGKFLLTRAVERAWDLGATRVWLHTSSLDHSVALPNYLARGFSIWKQETYSY
- a CDS encoding phosphoribosylanthranilate isomerase, producing the protein MIPPVKICGITTPQDALAAVSCGASALGLVFWPSSPRAVDAARAREILAVVPALVSVIGVFVNQVAEAKRLAAELQLSAVQFHGDESPDDCVRAGVRVIKAVPVKDASAIDAALALPESVTVLLDAHDPIKRGGTGAAIDWSIAREIARRRLTILSGGLTPENVNDALAMVRPWAIDVSSGVEEAPGRKDIQKMLMLFATMSQRPELKR
- a CDS encoding prephenate dehydrogenase/arogenate dehydrogenase family protein is translated as MIDGPFGRVAVVGFGLVGASVARAAAKRWPRIAIVALDKGDSLSRITGADLVVLAAPVLASIEALTALPPHLSPGAVVTDVCSTKRLIAAAADAFPSLTFIGGHPMAGDVRSGAAHARADLFEGRPWILTPGPNHTAELQRLEAFVGGLGGVPHIMTPELHDRFVGAVSHLPQLTASALMHVVGKLAGDAGLEIAGRGLHDTTRLAGSSPALWRDITMTNPDVLRAALDVLIGTLTEMRDTLDTGTAVEEVFTSACRWRDTLDRGH
- the trpD gene encoding anthranilate phosphoribosyltransferase, with protein sequence MTFPALIDKLQRRVDLSADEAAAAMETIMDGRAQPSQIAGFLVGLAMKGERPDEIVGLARTMRARATKLSRTYAPVFDTCGTGGDGAHTFNVSTVAALVLAACGVRIAKHGNRSASSRCGSADLFEELGVNVAAPAPVVERCLEEAGIAFFFAQVFHPSMRHAAPTRKELGVRTAFNLLGPLTNPAGASRQLVGVPRPELTELVARSLALLGAERAWVVHGADGLDEISTTGYTKVSECRDGAVNTFYLHPADVGLSKSPAAELRGGDARDNAAIARAVLSGRRGAPRDIVLLNAAASLLIAGRAATIPEGLAVAAEAIDSGRAAAALERLIAVSNEPQGGGA
- the trpA gene encoding tryptophan synthase subunit alpha, with translation MSTIAAAFERLRDNGGPGLVAYVTAGDPDLARTAEILVAIADNGANVLEVGVPFSDPLADGPVIQRASERALASGTTLKRTLLMIGQHRRRIEAPIVLFTYANPVLRMGEEAFVDAAGTAGVDGVLMLDLPVEEAGPFRDRLVGAGIDPIFLLSPTTAEARIKASAAMGAGFLYVISRLGVTGVRDRLAADAEPLVRRIRAHSPLPLALGFGISTPEQVAQVGQWADAAVVGSALVDVIARHGASASVAAKAGEYVRWLKGQA
- the pheA gene encoding chorismate mutase yields the protein MKPEIDDLRKRIDLLDESLVRLLNARAACALEIGRVKREMGVPIYQPERESEVLRNVQAVNHGPLDQEAIKRLFERIIDEARHLERIADEIQSKEKG
- the aroF gene encoding 3-deoxy-7-phosphoheptulonate synthase, whose amino-acid sequence is MRERATDAQVQGVIAKLIEMGFDVHRSTGALRTVLGAVGGSRQFDTALLEVLEGVQEVHRITEPYKLASRAFKPDNTVIVIDDLRIGGDEVVVMAGPCSAESEEQVEASAAAVKRAGAKVLRGGAFKPRSSPYSFQGLGEEGLRLLKSAADRHNLKLITEVMDISQLELIERYADILQVGARNMQNFTLLRELGHSKKPVMLKRGISATIEEWLLSAEYILAGGNMNVMLCERGIRTFESYTRNTLDISAIPVVQKLSHLPIIVDPSHGTGKRDKVAPMARAAVAAGADGLIIEVHCDPDHALSDGAQSMFPAQFDRLMAELRIIAPAIGRSICLEPVARRGWGV
- the trpB gene encoding tryptophan synthase subunit beta; the protein is MTQGLLGQHGGPIFGRRDPDARGYYGPYGGRFVPETLVAPIEELTEAYFKVREDGAFRDELGRLLRDYVGRPTPLYEARRLTESAGGARIVLKREDLAHTGAHKINNALGQALLAQRMGKRRIVAETGAGQHGVATATVCALLGLECHVYMGSEDMARQSLNVFRMRLLGAEVIEVNAGSRTLKDAINEAMRDWVTNVTGTYYLLGSVLGPHPYPLMVREFQSIIGREARAQCLDQLGRLPDAIVACVGGGSNAMGIFDAFIPDPGVRLVGVEAGGRGIAPGQHAARFAGGAAGVLQGTRSFVLQDADGNVELTHSISAGLDYASVGPEHAWLRDQGRAEYTWVDDADALAAFQRLGREEGILPALESSHAIAHACRLAPELPRDAVLLVNLSGRGDKDVLSVQKVLEGGR
- the trpC gene encoding indole-3-glycerol phosphate synthase TrpC gives rise to the protein MTQTATAAPDLLATIVAAARRMTEVRRAATPEATLAAYASRRRPNGARFVRALRDSHAPRVIAECKRRSPSRGILRADYRPEEHAVAYVGGGAAAISVLTEPTFFDGSLDHLAAIRQVVSAPLLRKDFIVERYQVTEAAAYGADAILLIAGALSPAALRERLADAAEWGLAALVEIHDRAELEMASEAGAEVIGVNSRNLRTLAVQPELHEALAFRLPAHVTAVAESGLRDAADITRLTRAGYHAFLVGERLIAEPDPGAALRALRGKP